One window of the Montipora foliosa isolate CH-2021 chromosome 4, ASM3666993v2, whole genome shotgun sequence genome contains the following:
- the LOC138000516 gene encoding TNF receptor-associated factor 5-like, whose protein sequence is MSQSASAVAFNCVLTGSVDDRLQCCICFVTMLKPVSLKCGHSGCQICMEEHVRKAVNPTCPICRAVINDETLSVNIALDNLTKEMPVRCVISGCDWTGVYGSAKSHYERCPKVEVTCEQDGCEQQLPREEMPAHEETCGKKRIRCSECRRAVKREAMEHHQASVCVNAVIYCPLRCETSLPRSHIFLHMSTCKNKALACQVPGCKAIKKRHDMREHNDHAAASHHRLQCGEIQRLRRLLNKGNPSNECKPPTEDKVFSFTWNIPGFLQLQGGEMPITSDIFSMGKKKWRVVITKKMELAVQLLASCQPQTVQIRIVMMPGEEKEEVFVLQHTTLKEGEMQGISLKDIIKWVNRDGELKIKIIIYYLRF, encoded by the exons ATGTCACAGTCAGCGTCAGCCGTAGCCTTCAACTGTGTCCTTACAGGCTCTGTGGATGACAGATTACAGTGTTGTATTTG TTTTGTAACTATGTTGAAACCCGTTAGCTTGAAATGCGGTCATTCTGGGTGCCAAATTTGCATGGAGGAGCACGTAAGGAAGGCCGTCAATCCGACTTGTCCAATCTGCAGGGCGGTCATAAACGACGAGACACTTAGTGTGAACATCGCACTGGACAATTTAACAAAAGAGATGCCCGTACGGTGCGTGATTAGCGGTTGTGACTGGACAGGAGTTTATGGATCAGCCAAAAGCCACTACGAACGGTGCCCAAAGGTAGAAGTGACGTGTGAACAAGATGGCTGTGAACAGCAATTGCCACGTGAGGAAATGCCGGCTCACGAAGAGACATGTGGGAAGAAAAGGATCCGTTGTTCGGAATGCAGGCGAGCTGTAAAGAGAGAAGCAATGGAGCATCATCAAGCCTCCGTTTGTGTGAATGCAGTAATTTATTGCCCTCTTAGGTGTGAGACATCATTACCAAG AAGCCACATATTTTTACACATGAGCACTTGTAAGAACAAGGCTCTGGCATGTCAGGTGCCTGGATGCAAGGCCATAAAAAAGCGTCACGACATGCGGGAACACAACGACCACGCTGCTGCTTCTCATCACAGATTGCAATGCGGAGAGATCCAGCGACTGCGACGCCTCTTAAACAAGGGG AACCCTAGCAACGAATGTAAGCCCCCAACAGAAGATAAAGTCTTCTCATTTACGTGGAACATTCCAGGGTTTCTGCAGTTACAAGGAGGAGAAATGCCCATTACCAGTGACATTTTTTCCATGGGGAAAAAGAAATGGAGAGTTGTAATAACAAAGAAAATGGAACTAGCTGTACAACTTTTGGCTTCTTGCCAACCCCAAACAGTACAGATAAG GATTGTGATGATGCCAGGAGAGGAGAAGGAAGAAGTATTTGTCCTACAGCATACAACGCTTAAAGAGGGAGAAATGCAGGGTATCAGCTTAAAGGACATTATTAAATGGGTGAACAGAGACGGAGAGCTCAAAATTAAGATAATCATTTATTACCTCAGATTCTGA